In Nocardioides sp. zg-1228, a single window of DNA contains:
- a CDS encoding metal-sensitive transcriptional regulator, protein MSEQHGHLEGNDAAVQAHLKRLRRIEGQVRGIQRMVEEEKYCIDILTQVSAATKALQSLALSLLDDHMAHCLVEAARQGGPEQEQKLQEASEAIARLVRS, encoded by the coding sequence ATGAGCGAGCAGCACGGACACCTCGAGGGCAACGACGCGGCCGTCCAGGCCCACCTCAAGCGCCTGCGCCGGATCGAGGGGCAGGTCCGCGGGATCCAGCGGATGGTCGAGGAGGAGAAGTACTGCATCGACATCCTCACCCAGGTCTCCGCGGCCACCAAGGCGCTCCAGTCGCTCGCCCTCTCGCTCCTCGACGACCACATGGCGCACTGCCTCGTCGAAGCGGCGCGCCAGGGCGGCCCCGAGCAGGAGCAGAAGCTCCAGGAGGCGTCCGAGGCCATCGCGCGCCTCGTGCGTTCCTGA
- a CDS encoding DinB family protein, with the protein MKRFVDEDLTGAELRECDLSGARLVGVVMQGAVIDGLVTDLVVNGVEVMAYVEAELDRRHPVRRLIRSDDVADLRRASRELRTDWAATVARMRESPGIEHESVDDEWSAVQTLRHLVFVHDSWFRRCCLGSTDLFTPMGLGIESVLHREEQGLDPSADPTLDEVLAVRAAQAAELERWLDAVTSRELQEPAPVPADDRWPTYARGRSLRQCLGTVLREEFEHRRFCVRDLDLLAGPDRRLSS; encoded by the coding sequence ATGAAGCGGTTCGTGGACGAGGACCTGACGGGCGCGGAGCTCCGCGAGTGCGACCTGAGCGGGGCGCGCCTGGTCGGCGTGGTCATGCAGGGCGCCGTGATCGACGGGCTGGTGACCGACCTCGTCGTCAACGGCGTCGAGGTCATGGCCTACGTCGAGGCCGAGCTCGACCGTCGTCATCCGGTCCGACGGCTCATCCGCTCCGACGACGTGGCCGACCTCCGCCGGGCCAGCCGCGAGCTGCGCACCGACTGGGCGGCGACCGTGGCACGCATGCGCGAGTCGCCCGGCATCGAGCACGAGAGCGTCGACGACGAGTGGTCGGCCGTGCAGACGCTGCGTCACCTGGTCTTCGTCCACGACTCGTGGTTCCGGCGCTGCTGCCTCGGGTCGACCGACCTGTTCACCCCGATGGGCCTCGGCATCGAGTCCGTGCTCCACCGCGAGGAGCAGGGGCTCGACCCGTCGGCGGACCCGACGCTCGACGAGGTGCTGGCTGTCCGTGCAGCACAGGCCGCCGAGCTCGAGCGTTGGCTCGACGCGGTCACGTCCCGAGAGCTCCAGGAGCCGGCACCGGTCCCCGCCGACGACAGGTGGCCGACCTATGCCCGCGGACGGTCGCTGCGGCAGTGTCTGGGCACGGTGCTCCGCGAGGAGTTCGAGCATCGTCGGTTCTGCGTGCGCGACCTCGACCTCCTCGCGGGGCCGGACCGGCGCCTGTCGTCCTAG
- a CDS encoding LLM class flavin-dependent oxidoreductase, with translation MQFGIFSVGDVTTDPTTGRTPSEAERIAAMTQYALKAEEVGLDVFATGEHHNPPFVVSSPTTHLGFIAAQTERLLLSTSTTLITTNDPVKIAEDYAFLQHLSGGRVDLMMGRGNTGPVYPWFGKDIRDGIKLAVENYHLLRTLWREPVVNWQGQFRTPLQGYTSTPAPLDGTPPFVWHGSIRSTEIAEQAAYYGDGFFHNHIFWNKEHTEQMVRLYRRRFEHYGHGSADQAYVGLGGQAFMASTEAEAKRVFRPHFDNAPVYGHGPSLEDFSEMTPLTVGTPEQVIERTLGFADYAGDYQRQLFLMDHAGLPTSLVLEQIEMLGTEVVPVLRAEFERRRPAHVPSDPPTHSSLVTAGPEAPHHLVEPARARIEAQQAAQVDA, from the coding sequence ATGCAGTTCGGCATCTTCAGCGTCGGCGACGTCACCACGGACCCGACCACCGGACGCACCCCGTCCGAGGCCGAGCGCATCGCAGCGATGACGCAGTACGCCCTCAAGGCCGAGGAGGTCGGACTCGACGTCTTCGCGACTGGCGAGCACCACAACCCGCCGTTCGTCGTGTCGTCGCCGACCACGCACCTCGGCTTCATCGCGGCGCAGACCGAGCGGCTCCTGCTCTCGACGAGCACCACGCTCATCACCACGAACGACCCGGTGAAGATCGCCGAGGACTACGCGTTCCTCCAGCACCTCTCCGGCGGTCGCGTCGACCTGATGATGGGCCGCGGCAACACCGGGCCGGTCTACCCCTGGTTCGGCAAGGACATCCGCGACGGCATCAAGCTCGCGGTCGAGAACTACCACCTGCTCCGCACGCTGTGGCGCGAGCCCGTCGTCAACTGGCAGGGCCAGTTCCGCACCCCGTTGCAGGGCTACACCTCGACGCCGGCTCCGCTCGACGGCACGCCGCCGTTCGTCTGGCACGGCTCGATCCGGAGCACCGAGATCGCCGAGCAGGCGGCCTACTACGGTGACGGCTTCTTCCACAACCACATCTTCTGGAACAAGGAGCACACCGAGCAGATGGTGAGGCTCTACCGCCGCCGCTTCGAGCACTACGGCCACGGCTCCGCCGACCAGGCCTACGTCGGGCTCGGCGGCCAGGCGTTCATGGCCTCGACCGAGGCCGAGGCCAAGCGGGTGTTCCGGCCCCACTTCGACAACGCCCCGGTCTACGGCCACGGCCCGTCGCTGGAGGACTTCTCCGAGATGACCCCGCTGACCGTCGGCACCCCCGAGCAGGTCATCGAGCGCACGCTCGGCTTCGCCGACTACGCCGGCGACTACCAGCGCCAGCTCTTCCTGATGGACCACGCCGGTCTGCCCACCTCGCTGGTCCTCGAGCAGATCGAGATGCTCGGCACCGAGGTCGTGCCGGTGCTGCGCGCCGAGTTCGAGCGGCGCCGTCCCGCCCACGTGCCCAGCGACCCGCCCACCCACAGCTCGCTCGTGACGGCCGGTCCCGAGGCCCCCCACCACCTCGTCGAGCCCGCCCGGGCCCGCATCGAGGCGCAGCAGGCCGCGCAGGTCGACGCATGA
- a CDS encoding response regulator transcription factor: protein MDIRVALLGSDELVKRGLDSMLKTLGGFELGTIKDRARQPIDIALVETFGTPRGDTSLQRAVADPHIRRVAVYTWNHQPGLAHEPLGQGVTGYLAKSLNAPQLGRALRAIHLGETVVAPLLPVLPTKALRSTTQADLLTARERETLSHIATGKSNDDIARQMQISLNSVKSYIRSAYRKTGVQSRSQAVLWAVSHGLAAEAFGGVDDARQLR from the coding sequence ATGGACATCCGAGTCGCACTTCTCGGCAGTGACGAGCTCGTCAAGCGAGGCCTCGACAGCATGCTCAAGACGCTCGGCGGCTTCGAGCTCGGCACCATCAAGGACCGCGCCCGCCAGCCCATCGACATCGCGCTCGTGGAGACGTTCGGGACGCCTCGCGGCGACACGTCCCTGCAGCGCGCGGTCGCCGATCCGCACATCCGCCGCGTGGCGGTCTACACGTGGAACCACCAGCCGGGGCTGGCGCACGAGCCGCTGGGCCAGGGCGTCACCGGCTACCTCGCCAAGAGCCTCAACGCCCCCCAGCTCGGGCGGGCGCTGCGCGCGATCCACCTCGGCGAGACGGTGGTCGCGCCGCTGCTGCCGGTGCTGCCGACCAAGGCCCTGCGCTCGACCACGCAGGCCGACCTGCTGACCGCCCGCGAGCGCGAGACGCTGTCGCACATCGCCACCGGCAAGAGCAACGACGACATCGCGCGACAGATGCAGATCTCGCTCAACTCGGTGAAGTCCTACATCCGCAGCGCCTACCGCAAGACCGGTGTGCAGAGTCGGAGCCAGGCCGTGCTGTGGGCCGTGTCCCACGGCCTGGCCGCGGAGGCCTTCGGCGGCGTCGACGACGCCCGTCAGCTCCGGTAG
- a CDS encoding TrkA C-terminal domain-containing protein has translation MANQVAFPDIDVRQRLTVSTGYGVAEIVVHHGSDMVGKKLGDSGLDDRDITVLTLHRGPHVIPNPRNKTVLEGEDRLLCFGKLEEMRSMIPDRKQKRVRRLMKKHLPPESL, from the coding sequence ATGGCCAACCAGGTCGCCTTCCCCGACATCGACGTGCGCCAGCGGCTGACCGTCTCGACCGGCTACGGGGTCGCCGAGATCGTCGTCCACCACGGCTCCGACATGGTCGGCAAGAAGCTCGGCGACTCCGGCCTCGACGACCGCGACATCACGGTCCTGACCCTGCACCGCGGCCCCCACGTCATCCCCAACCCGCGCAACAAGACGGTGCTGGAGGGCGAGGACCGGCTGCTGTGCTTCGGCAAGCTCGAGGAGATGCGCTCGATGATCCCCGACCGCAAGCAGAAGCGCGTGCGGCGGCTGATGAAGAAGCACCTGCCGCCGGAGAGCCTCTGA
- a CDS encoding EcsC family protein — translation MGLKDLVRRGGSETSRTSALDAAGDPRPDPGAVDRMVALLLDVGLDGRGPLSPVRAVAGEALRKAGGDREKAIAALARRSTVTGGVGGFVTGIGGFVTMPVSLPVNVAEFYLQAVRMVGGIAVLRGHDIDDPQVRTAILLTLVGSDADEVLRRTGMSTAGSRVTTYALKGLPPAALMMVNKAVGFRLVRGVSEKALARLGRGVPVAGGLVGGGIDGWMMKKIADHAMRELPPVEG, via the coding sequence ATGGGACTCAAGGACCTGGTGCGCCGTGGCGGCTCCGAGACGTCGAGGACGTCGGCGCTGGACGCGGCCGGTGACCCGCGACCCGACCCGGGGGCGGTCGACCGGATGGTCGCGCTGCTCCTCGACGTCGGCCTCGACGGCCGGGGGCCGCTCAGCCCGGTCCGCGCGGTCGCGGGCGAGGCGCTCCGCAAGGCCGGCGGCGACCGGGAGAAGGCGATCGCCGCGCTGGCTCGGCGGAGCACCGTCACCGGCGGCGTCGGCGGCTTCGTCACCGGGATCGGCGGCTTCGTCACGATGCCGGTGTCGCTGCCGGTCAACGTCGCGGAGTTCTACCTCCAGGCCGTGCGGATGGTCGGCGGCATCGCGGTGCTGCGCGGCCACGACATCGACGACCCGCAGGTGCGTACGGCGATCCTGCTCACGCTGGTCGGCTCCGACGCCGACGAGGTGCTCCGCAGGACCGGCATGTCGACCGCCGGCAGCCGGGTGACGACCTACGCCCTCAAGGGCCTGCCGCCCGCGGCGCTGATGATGGTCAACAAGGCGGTCGGCTTCCGCCTGGTGCGCGGGGTGAGCGAGAAGGCGCTGGCCCGCCTCGGCCGGGGCGTCCCGGTCGCCGGCGGACTGGTCGGCGGCGGCATCGACGGGTGGATGATGAAGAAGATCGCCGACCACGCCATGCGCGAGCTCCCCCCGGTCGAGGGCTGA
- a CDS encoding putative glycolipid-binding domain-containing protein, protein MPQLPRFAAWRFADAVAGFEVVYASDGELRGHTSAVEGGMPYAVDYRIAFSRGWRTTSAVVSSDTLDGRRTVILSVNGDGRWTVDDVPRPDLDGLVDVDLEASACTNTFPVHRLDLPVGETVTASAVYVQRST, encoded by the coding sequence ATGCCGCAGCTACCCAGATTCGCCGCCTGGCGGTTCGCCGACGCCGTCGCCGGGTTCGAGGTCGTCTACGCCAGTGACGGCGAGCTTCGTGGTCACACCAGCGCCGTAGAGGGTGGCATGCCCTATGCCGTGGACTACCGCATCGCGTTCTCTCGCGGGTGGCGCACCACGTCGGCCGTCGTCAGCAGTGACACCCTCGACGGCCGACGTACCGTCATCCTGTCTGTGAACGGCGACGGTCGTTGGACGGTCGACGACGTGCCTCGACCGGACCTCGACGGGCTCGTGGACGTGGACCTCGAGGCGTCTGCCTGCACCAACACCTTCCCCGTGCACCGCCTGGACCTGCCTGTCGGCGAGACCGTGACGGCCTCGGCGGTCTACGTCCAGCGCTCGACCTGA
- a CDS encoding DinB family protein produces MTNSRITQLAEQLDWHWTAQLRPRFDGLTDDEYFFEPVPGCWTIRRHGTRMVPDFADPPPQPEPLTTIAWRMAHVIVGVLATRAHSHFGGPPADYESWDYAADADTALRQLDDAYRLWRDGVHGLADADLDTPVGPAEGPWAAAPMATLILHINREVIHHGAEIALLRDLYAHTPPTAAS; encoded by the coding sequence ATGACGAACTCCCGCATCACCCAGCTGGCTGAGCAGCTCGACTGGCACTGGACGGCCCAGCTGCGTCCCCGGTTCGACGGGCTCACCGACGACGAGTACTTCTTCGAGCCGGTGCCCGGCTGCTGGACGATCCGCAGGCACGGCACACGCATGGTCCCCGACTTCGCCGATCCGCCCCCGCAGCCCGAGCCGCTGACGACGATCGCCTGGCGGATGGCCCACGTGATCGTCGGCGTCCTGGCGACGCGGGCGCACTCCCACTTCGGCGGTCCGCCGGCCGACTACGAGTCGTGGGACTACGCCGCCGACGCCGACACCGCGCTGCGGCAGCTCGACGACGCCTACCGGCTCTGGCGCGACGGGGTGCACGGCCTGGCCGACGCCGATCTCGACACGCCCGTCGGGCCGGCCGAGGGGCCGTGGGCGGCCGCACCGATGGCGACGCTGATCTTGCACATCAACCGCGAGGTCATCCACCACGGAGCCGAGATCGCCCTGCTCCGTGACCTGTACGCCCACACCCCGCCCACCGCCGCGTCCTGA
- a CDS encoding heavy-metal-associated domain-containing protein — MSTQTFTVTGMTCGHCAASVTEEISEIAGVEDVDVVVETGAVTVTSTAPLDESAVRAAVEEAGYALA, encoded by the coding sequence ATGAGCACCCAGACCTTCACCGTCACCGGCATGACCTGCGGCCACTGCGCCGCGTCGGTCACCGAGGAGATCTCCGAGATCGCGGGCGTCGAGGACGTCGACGTCGTCGTCGAGACCGGAGCCGTCACCGTCACCAGCACCGCCCCCCTCGACGAGTCGGCCGTCCGGGCCGCCGTCGAGGAGGCCGGCTACGCGCTCGCCTGA
- a CDS encoding GNAT family N-acetyltransferase has translation MIPSPYPMRTERLTLRLPRAEDVPALTAYRNDPEVAALQVWELPWSEERALELVARHAGLTDLADGGRHQVLIEQDGRVVGDLFVGLHEHGGVAHLGFTLARAAQGQGIATEAASAVVADLVERLGVHRVVAELSPRNLASARLLERLGMTFEVETHRSFWWRGGWDDNLVYAMSAAQWRAWRDRPRTPPTDVRLVEITDDTFRRWTRVGVHHTQQRFVATVQQSFVDALFPGTRDGVPLVADCRGIEADGDPAGFLMWSESPPRPYLWRFLVDRRHQGRGIGRRALDLWVRAMRERGHAEAETSWVQAPGGPEAFYLASGFVPTGEHDDGEALARLRLG, from the coding sequence GTGATCCCGTCGCCCTACCCGATGCGCACCGAGCGGCTGACGCTGCGCTTGCCCCGCGCCGAGGACGTGCCGGCGCTGACGGCCTACCGCAACGACCCCGAGGTGGCCGCGCTGCAGGTCTGGGAGCTGCCGTGGAGCGAGGAGCGGGCGCTCGAGCTCGTCGCCCGGCACGCCGGCCTCACCGACCTCGCCGACGGCGGCCGCCACCAGGTCCTGATCGAGCAGGACGGCCGGGTCGTCGGCGACCTCTTCGTCGGCCTGCACGAGCACGGCGGGGTGGCCCACCTCGGGTTCACCCTGGCGCGGGCGGCCCAGGGGCAGGGGATCGCCACCGAGGCGGCGAGCGCCGTCGTCGCCGACCTCGTCGAACGCCTCGGCGTGCACCGGGTCGTCGCCGAGCTGTCGCCGCGCAATCTCGCGTCGGCGCGGCTGCTCGAGCGGCTGGGGATGACGTTCGAGGTGGAGACCCACCGCTCGTTCTGGTGGCGCGGCGGGTGGGACGACAACCTCGTCTACGCGATGAGCGCGGCGCAGTGGCGCGCCTGGCGGGACCGGCCGCGTACGCCGCCGACCGACGTGCGGCTCGTGGAGATCACCGACGACACGTTCCGGAGGTGGACGCGGGTCGGTGTCCACCACACGCAGCAGCGCTTCGTCGCGACGGTGCAGCAGTCGTTCGTCGACGCGCTCTTCCCCGGCACCCGCGACGGCGTGCCGCTCGTCGCGGACTGTCGCGGCATCGAGGCCGACGGCGATCCCGCCGGCTTCCTCATGTGGTCCGAGTCGCCGCCACGGCCCTACCTCTGGCGCTTCCTCGTCGACCGGCGCCACCAGGGCCGCGGCATCGGCCGCCGCGCGCTCGACCTGTGGGTGCGGGCGATGCGGGAGCGGGGGCACGCCGAGGCGGAGACGAGCTGGGTGCAGGCGCCGGGCGGACCGGAGGCGTTCTACCTCGCGTCGGGGTTCGTGCCCACCGGCGAGCACGACGACGGCGAGGCGCTCGCGCGGCTGCGCCTCGGGTGA
- a CDS encoding heavy metal translocating P-type ATPase, with the protein MSTETTTSPRADVELAITGMTCASCAHRIERKLNKLDGVTATVNYATEKAKVTFPDTVSTDDLLRTVEAAGYSAALPTPPGAPTPDDVPERDPLLQRLLVSTVLTVPVIAMAMVPAWQFTYWQWASLALAAPVVVWGALPFHRAAWTNLRHGATTMDTLVSVGVLAAFAWSLWALFLGTAGEPGMTHPFRISIDRTDGAGNIYLEAAAGVTTFLLAGRWLEHRSKRRAGAALRALLELGVRDVAVLRDGAEVRIPVEQLAVGDLFVVRPGEKVATDGEVVEGTSAVDASMLTGESVPVEVGPGDAVVGATVNAGGRLVVRATRVGADTQLAQMARLVEDAQNGKAEVQRLADRVSGVFVPVVIALSVATLGFWLGAGGGATAAFTAAVSVLIIACPCALGLATPTALMVGTGRGAQLGILIKGPEVLESTRRVDTIVLDKTGTVTTGEMTVHEVVAAEGESPDHVRRLAAALESASEHPIARAIAAVEGPLPPVAEFANREGLGVQGVVEGHAVVVGRPSLLADGAQHLPPSLEAAVERAQAEGRTAVAVGWDGGARGVVVVGDTVRPTSARAVAALRELGLTPVLLTGDNEAAARHVAAQVGIDTVVADVLPADKVAEVQRLQAAGKVVAMVGDGVNDAAALAQADLGLAMGTGTDVAIEAGDLTLVRGDLLVAVDAIRLARRTLATIKGNLFWAFAYNVAALPLAAAGLLNPMLAGAAMAFSSVFVVTNSLRLRGFRSATS; encoded by the coding sequence ATGAGCACTGAGACCACCACGAGCCCCCGGGCCGACGTCGAGCTGGCCATCACCGGCATGACCTGCGCGTCGTGCGCCCACCGCATCGAGCGCAAGCTCAACAAGCTCGACGGCGTGACGGCCACGGTCAACTACGCGACCGAGAAGGCCAAGGTCACCTTCCCCGACACCGTGAGCACCGACGACCTGCTGCGCACCGTGGAGGCCGCCGGCTACTCCGCCGCGCTGCCGACGCCCCCCGGTGCGCCCACACCCGACGACGTCCCCGAGCGCGACCCGCTCCTGCAGCGGCTGCTGGTCAGCACCGTGCTCACCGTCCCGGTGATCGCGATGGCGATGGTGCCGGCATGGCAGTTCACCTACTGGCAGTGGGCCTCCCTCGCCCTCGCCGCTCCCGTCGTGGTCTGGGGCGCGCTGCCCTTCCACCGCGCCGCCTGGACCAACCTGCGCCACGGCGCGACGACGATGGACACCCTCGTCTCGGTGGGGGTGCTGGCCGCGTTCGCCTGGTCGCTGTGGGCGCTGTTCCTCGGCACGGCCGGCGAGCCGGGCATGACCCACCCGTTCCGCATCTCGATCGACCGCACCGACGGCGCGGGCAACATCTACCTCGAGGCCGCCGCCGGCGTGACGACGTTCCTGCTCGCCGGGCGGTGGCTGGAGCACCGGTCGAAGCGGCGCGCGGGCGCGGCGCTGCGGGCGCTGCTCGAGCTCGGTGTGCGAGACGTGGCCGTCCTGCGCGACGGCGCCGAGGTCCGGATCCCGGTCGAGCAGCTCGCGGTCGGCGACCTGTTCGTGGTCCGCCCCGGCGAGAAGGTCGCGACCGACGGCGAGGTCGTCGAGGGCACGTCGGCGGTCGACGCGTCCATGCTCACCGGCGAGTCCGTGCCGGTGGAGGTCGGCCCCGGTGACGCCGTCGTCGGGGCCACCGTCAACGCGGGCGGGCGGCTCGTCGTGCGCGCCACCCGCGTGGGCGCCGACACCCAGCTCGCGCAGATGGCGCGGCTGGTGGAGGACGCCCAGAACGGCAAGGCCGAGGTGCAGCGCCTCGCCGACCGCGTGTCCGGCGTCTTCGTGCCGGTCGTCATCGCGCTGTCCGTGGCCACGCTCGGCTTCTGGCTCGGCGCCGGGGGCGGCGCCACCGCGGCGTTCACCGCCGCCGTCTCGGTGCTGATCATCGCCTGCCCGTGCGCCCTCGGCCTGGCGACGCCGACCGCCCTCATGGTCGGCACCGGCCGCGGCGCGCAGCTCGGCATCCTGATCAAGGGCCCCGAGGTGCTGGAGTCCACCCGCCGCGTCGACACGATCGTGCTCGACAAGACCGGCACCGTGACGACCGGGGAGATGACCGTCCACGAGGTGGTGGCCGCAGAAGGCGAGTCGCCCGACCACGTACGCCGCCTCGCCGCGGCCCTCGAGTCGGCGTCCGAGCACCCGATCGCCCGGGCCATCGCCGCCGTGGAGGGTCCGCTGCCCCCCGTGGCGGAGTTCGCCAACCGGGAGGGCCTGGGCGTGCAGGGCGTCGTCGAGGGACACGCCGTCGTGGTCGGCCGACCGAGCCTGCTGGCCGACGGGGCACAGCACCTGCCGCCGTCGCTGGAGGCTGCCGTGGAGCGGGCGCAGGCCGAGGGCCGCACCGCGGTGGCGGTCGGCTGGGACGGCGGCGCCCGGGGCGTCGTCGTCGTCGGCGACACCGTCAGGCCGACGTCCGCACGAGCCGTCGCCGCGCTGCGCGAGCTGGGCCTGACGCCGGTCCTGCTCACCGGCGACAACGAGGCCGCCGCCCGCCACGTCGCCGCTCAGGTCGGCATCGACACCGTCGTGGCCGACGTGCTGCCCGCCGACAAGGTCGCCGAGGTGCAGCGGCTCCAGGCGGCCGGCAAGGTCGTGGCGATGGTCGGCGACGGCGTCAACGACGCCGCCGCGCTCGCCCAGGCCGACCTCGGCCTGGCGATGGGCACCGGCACCGACGTGGCCATCGAGGCCGGCGACCTGACCCTCGTGCGCGGCGACCTGCTGGTCGCCGTCGACGCGATCCGGCTCGCGCGCCGCACGCTCGCCACGATCAAGGGCAACCTGTTCTGGGCCTTCGCCTACAACGTCGCCGCCCTGCCGCTGGCCGCCGCCGGCCTCCTCAACCCGATGCTCGCCGGTGCCGCGATGGCGTTCTCGAGCGTCTTCGTGGTGACCAACAGCCTGCGCCTGCGCGGCTTCCGCTCCGCGACCTCCTGA